One window of the Leishmania infantum JPCM5 genome chromosome 28 genome contains the following:
- a CDS encoding haloacid dehalogenase-like hydrolase-like protein — translation MTSPDSMVAASVYARRPKGVRVPAGLNPYKLVACDMDGTLLNSKHSISDYTRTILSQLLARGVHIIFATGRPFTDVYRIKRRLNIFAATKLIPTPGLQVVTPVEPSPTSRYPSGSPNSSSHSVLPPTPSSTCSGTGANETEKIVPRCFAITSNGACIYNEANERIYERTIDPRLVQELYSMFMDDPEVNINVFRGVDEADRQQQGYTNPSDQPDDKASEEWICRYPSDLEAALYKESRFTFRVVSNLEKTFPVDRVSEIFFLCYNPEKSSVVESDISKRMKELTDELKLETSVRVAPSATYCLDIVPSDVSKASALQHVLDKLDLTMNDCIAFGDGLNDVELLSSVGKGFIMGNGNPRLKKKLPHLEVIGRNDDDAVARKLSEIFDIRVEPGDIENPLSSST, via the coding sequence ATGACCAGCCCGGACAGCATGGTTGCTGCCAGTGTGTACGCACGTAGGCCAAAAGGGGTTCGGGTCCCAGCAGGTCTCAACCCGTACAAGCTTGTTGCGTGCGACATGGATGGCACGCTGCTCAATAGTAAGCACTCTATCTCGGACTACACCCGCACCATCctgtcgcagctgctggcgcgtggTGTGCACATCATCTTCGCCACGGGCCGCCCGTTCACGGATGTCTATCGCATTAAGCGCCGCCTTAATATCTTCGCGGCCACGAAGCTCATCCCGACGCCGGGTTTGCAGGTGGTCACGCCTGTAGAGCCCTCGCCGACCTCGCGCTACCCATCCGGCTCGCCGAACAGCAGCTCTCACAGCGTCTTGCCGCCAACCCCGTCCTCGACCTGCTCGGGGACAGGAGCGAACGAGACGGAGAAGATCGTCCCACGCTGCTTCGCTATCACGTCTAACGGGGCATGCATCTACAACGAAGCGAACGAACGCATCTACGAGCGCACCATCGATCCGCGCCTGGTGCAGGAGCTCTACTCGATGTTCATGGATGACCCCGAGGTGAACATCAACGTCTtccgcggcgtcgacgaggcggaccggcagcagcagggatACACAAACCCAAGTGACCAGCCGGACGACAAGGCCAGCGAGGAGTGGATCTGCCGGTACCCGAGCGACCTCGAGGCAGCGCTCTACAAGGAGTCACGATTCACCTTTCGCGTTGTCTCTAACCTGGAAAAGACATTCCCAGTGGACCGCGTGAGCGAGATCTTCTTTCTCTGCTACAACCCCGAGAAGAGCTCTGTGGTGGAGTCCGACATTAGCAAGCGAATGAAGGAGCTGACGGATGAGCTGAAGCTGGAGACGTCCGTTCGCGTGGCCCCGTCTGCGACTTACTGCCTCGACATCGTTCCGTCCGACGTCAGTAAAGCGTCGGCTCTGCAGCATGTTCTCGACAAGCTTGACTTGACGATGAACGACTGCATCGCCTTTGGTGACGGCCTCAACGACGTGGAGCTCCTGTCCTCGGTGGGGAAGGGGTTTATCATGGGGAACGGCAACCCACGATTAAAGAAGAAGCTGCCGCACCTTGAGGTGATTGGCCGGaatgacgacgacgccgtcgcccgaAAGCTCAGCGAAATCTTCGACATCCGCGTGGAGCCTGGTGACATTGAAAACCCCCTGAGCTCTTCCACGTGA
- a CDS encoding amastin-like protein, which translates to MSQVARGKKMFDDVSSFSEEDVVDDEAMMQHKVKSPSMTHSAQHVDAAVFHLTALSATAGPQVDSDDDPNAFVPKSASSFQQVAEPEGAGGEDAGHVTMVARVSVSLTPKDSPRVASPTESSAQAQVLVQYPTVTMQALKQPKSAAAGNLPWNRAVLGSASAYSAPAAVSQRQSWPEEVEAAVSPQQAGADRASLRKGRRRPYTPCVHSLRVNERGGGAAATGAEGPTPAQHPERVETEAGAFATMENREEVKRTRRSPDESDDEMYEQYTPASMSRATAAQIECSGEEYAAHYGAHAGLIQGWHSELSKDKDFPFASYIFPRLNSALANYQGTRTAVAAVKQGDAMPPNAVETCCAYLMVTDIRVAIYLVVLFVSVALVLVSIPTSQLDIVGAACLTYWGYKNNCDNSTYTIPRPLYPTPYIRRHLGVGAAFSIITLIVLLVNFAAAVIVVCCLKAAPHTISFNSRIVLGALGCVGVFTQLISWAVVARIYNSGHYAAGELAYGAGFGLNLSSWVMHLLGVTLVFAVPSHFVNRHQQRG; encoded by the coding sequence ATGTCCCAAGTCGCGCGAGGAAAGAAGATGTTCGACGACGTATCCTCCTTTTCCGAGGAGGACGTCGTCGATGACGAGGCGATGATGCAACACAAGGTCAAGTCACCGTCCATGACGCACTCAGCGCAGCATGTAGACGCTGCTGTTTTTCATTTGACGGCGCTCTCAGCAACAGCAGGTCCACAGGTTGATAGCGATGACGATCCCAACGCCTTTGTGCCCAAGTCGGCGTCTTCATTCCAGCAGGTGGCGGAGCCGGAGGGTGCTGGTGGAGAAGACGCGGGACACGTGACGATGGTTGCACGCGTGTCCGTGTCGCTGACTCCGAAGGACTCTCCGCGAGTTGCATCGCCAACGGAGTCGTCGGCGCAGGCTCAAGTGCTTGTGCAATACCCCACAGTAACCATGCAAGCTCTAAAGCAGCCCAAATCCGCTGCGGCCGGCAACCTGCCGTGGAACAGGGCTGTTCTGggcagcgcctctgcgtaCAGTGCACCGGCAGCCGTGTCACAGCGGCAGTCATGGCCCGAAGAGGTCGAAGCCGCCGTAAGTCCTCAGCAGGCTGGCGCCGATAGGGCGAGTTTGCGGAagggccgtcgccgcccctACACCCCGTGTGTGCATAGCCTGCGCGTGAAtgaacgcggcggcggtgcagccgcgaCTGGTGCTGAAGGTCCCACTCCTGCGCAGCACCCTGAGCGAGTGGAAACGGAAGCGGGGGCATTCGCCACCATGGAGAACCGCGAGGAGGTCAAGAGGACACGGCGTAGCCCTGACGAGTCCGATGACGAGATGTACGAGCAGTACACGCCAGCCTCGATGAGCcgggcaacggcggcgcagataGAGTGCTCCGGCGAAGAATATGCGGCTCACTATGGCGCGCACGCCGGCCTTATACAAGGCTGGCACAGCGAACTCAGCAAGGACAAGGACTTCCCTTTCGCTTCGTACATCTTCCCCCGCCTCAACTCAGCCTTGGCGAACTATCAGGGAACCCGCACCGCGGTTGCCGCGGTGAAGCAGGGTGATGCGATGCCGCCCAACGCGGTGGAGACGTGCTGCGCGTACCTGATGGTGACAGATATTCGCGTCGCTATATACCTCGTCGTGCTCTTCGTATCGGTCGCGCTGGTACTGGTGTCGATCCCCACGTCGCAGCTGGACATCGTGGGCGCGGCTTGCCTCACCTACTGGGGCTACAAAAACAACTGCGACAACTCTACCTACACCATCCCTCGGCCGCTGTACCCCACCCCCTATATCCGCAGAcacctcggcgtcggcgccgccttctctATCATCACGCTGATTGTGCTACTGGTGAATttcgcggctgccgtcatcgtcgtctgcTGCCTAAAGGCGGCACCGCACACCATCTCGTTCAACTCTCGTATCGTCCTCGGCGCCCTCGGGTGTGTGGGAGTGTTCACGCAGCTGATTTCatgggcggtggtggcgagaATCTACAATTCTGGTCACTACGCCGCAGGTGAGCTCGCATACGGAGCCGGCTTCGGGCTTAATCTCTCGTCGTGGGTGATGCACCTTCTCGGTGTCACACTCGTCTTCGCTGTACCCTCTCATTTTGTGAaccgccaccagcagcgcggctga
- a CDS encoding haloacid dehalogenase-like hydrolase-like protein, translating to MMSPKIKAVFVDMDGTLFDSGHFISPRTAKVIHALEERGVAFVVATGRPFPDVFGNLAKAGLRPDFIITSNGARVHDAQHNIVFACDMDAESVCRLFQLSPHLREDGVVDPAVEARRILFNVNCGDRWLTNECIPEVRAAFHPSFIYERVDPMVHTAKTLKGTHSMWIRGAHADLVCVQKYVDRELSHEIGCTFALPHILDCFRKGVDKGAAMEKVCKHLRIDLRETIAFGDGMNDIRMLTAAGQGFVMANAAEMVKQAAPELPVIQSNNEEGVARKLEELLAADAFVG from the coding sequence ATGATGTCGCCGAAGATCAAGGCTGTGTTCGTGGACATGGATGGCACTCTGTTCGACTCTGGCCACTTCATTAGCCCCCGCACCGCGAAGGTGATACATGCACTCGAGGAGCGAGGTGTCGCCTTCGTTGTAGCCACAGGACGTCCGTTTCCGGACGTCTTTGGCAACCTTGCCAAGGCGGGGCTAAGACCAGATTTCATCATTACCAGTAATGGGGCTCGCGTCCATGACGCCCAGCACAACATTGTCTTTGCGTGCGACATGGACGCTGAGAGCGTCTGCCGGCTCTTTCAGCTGTCGCCGCACCTCAGGGAGGATGGAGTGGTTGACCCGGCAGTGGAGGCGCGACGCATCTTGTTCAACGTCAACTGCGGGGATCGCTGGCTCACCAACGAGTGCATTCCAGAGGTCCGTGCAGCCTTCCACCCCTCATTCATCTACGAGCGGGTCGATCCGATGGTGCACACCGCCAAGACGCTCAAGGGTACGCACAGCATGTGGatccgcggcgcgcacgcggatCTGGTGTGCGTGCAGAAGTACGTGGACCGCGAGCTTTCCCACGAGATCGGCTGCACCTTCGCACTACCCCACATCCTCGACTGCTTCCGCAAGGGTGTCGACAAGGGTGCCGCCATGGAGAAGGTGTGCAAACACCTCCGCATCGATCTCAGAGAGACCATCGCGTTCGGCGATGGCATGAATGATATCCGCATGCTCACTGCGGCAGGGCAGGGCTTTGTTATGGCGAACGCGGCAGAGATGGTGAAGCAAGCCGCACCTGAGCTCCCGGTTATTCAGTCGAACAACGAGGAAGGCGTTGCGCGGAagctcgaggagctgctggcggccgACGCCTTTGTCGGTTAA
- a CDS encoding putative DNA polymerase kappa, whose translation MSVEHGSSAPTRSPPSDVRAEDRHLLSLIHRRAALTGTAVSPESPRTLSPVPPVPATPVRTPPTTPVLSTAHTPARGTTTSGINHEYSSNSSGRVKGCDNSAHSSAPASRGSSSRAAAPHGSLHSFFQPNPASTNATTAPKVVYFDDRKAGLRSAEKEKTEAIIKELSKNSSFYVNEERKAQQRQRQVEGLLVKTRQYEASVRSHPDVFRQLQRDVADLEAIFETYRSFDSIYVHMDMDMFFAAVEMKKNPQYAEVPLGIGSMSMLSTTNYVARRFGVQSGMPGFIGMRLCPQLVIVPTDFAACRAESAKFKAVVREYDSDAQLLGMDEVMMCLDDYLAHHHMDVTTHAGRFDVAERVIEECRRRIAEATGLTVSAGIAPTPTLAKMASNYKKPNGQFAVRLFSREAVMNYLASIPVRQVPGIGKSRESVLAGLGIHTLGEVYEQRHRLFYILTRKTYEFLLASSIGIGGMYDSLEAAPSSSAGTTNGKTVAAVDGGSNEDDWGRKSVGHERTFYKLTNRMALQAIAYKNLRRSHETLAEEGLLCSQVVLKLKHRSFHVKQHSKSLNVYTDDHEVLRRALDELLMPVVDDFAEFRLLGVRLEKLRRRPRSDGTGGATTLTVKSAAEAESNQLTLSHFFTRQLASTAHSVRRRQQQQQQAFAQRKRPRGIGDGGAGDNSDAYLDDSDDEDGAVLIVSSESQLTDVEEVKGPAMSSTAPSPLSDLSTGSAAKPQKMRDEEVVGDDSADDNVFIVE comes from the coding sequence ATGAGTGTGGAGCATGGTTCAAGTGCGCCGACACGCTCACCCCCTTCTGACGTGCGGGCAGAAGATAGGCATCTCCTCTCGCTCATCCAtcgccgcgccgctctcACTGGAACGGCTGTGTCGCCCGAGTCACCGCGAACGCTGTCCCCTGTGCCGCCCGTGCCAGCGACCCCGGTAAGGACTCCCCCGACAACGCCGGTGTTGTCCACCGCGCATACCCCTGCCCGCGGTACGACGACCAGCGGCATCAATCACGAGTACtcgagcaacagcagcggtcGTGTGAAGGGCTGCGATAACAGCGCGCACAGCtcagcgccagcgtcgcgcggcagctcctcgcggGCCGCGGCCCCGCACGGGTCTTTGCACAGTTTCTTCCAACCGAATCCCGCCAGCACCAATGCCACAACGGCGCCAAAGGTTGTGTACTTCGACGACAGAAAAGCTGGCCTTCGCTCTGCTGAAAAGGAGAAGACGGAGGCCATCATCAAGGAGCTATCCAAGAACTCCAGCTTCTATGTAAACGAAGAGCGcaaggcacagcagcggcagcggcaggttGAGGGGCTTCTGGTGAAGACGCGGCAGTACGAAGCGAGCGTGCGCAGCCACCCTGATGTGTTCCGCCAGCTACAGCGTGACGTGGCAGACCTCGAGGCCATCTTTGAGACGTATCGCAGCTTCGACTCCATATACGTCCACATGGACATGGACATGTtcttcgccgctgtcgaGATGAAAAAGAACCCGCAGTACGCAGAGGTGCCGCTCGGTATCGGTAGCATGTCGATGCTGTCCACAACAAACTACGTTGCCCGGAGATTCGGCGTGCAGTCCGGGATGCCAGGCTTTATTGGCATGCGACTGTGCCCTCAGCTCGTCATTGTGCCCACCGACTTTGCCGCGTGCCGAGCCGAGTCCGCCAAGTTCAAGGCTGTGGTGCGAGAGTACGACTCCGATGCGCAACTGCTCGGCATGGACGAGGTCATGATGTGCCTCGATGACTACCTCGCGCACCATCACATGGACGTCACAACGCACGCGGGGCGCTTTGATGTTGCAGAGAGGGTCATCGAGGAGTGCCGACGACGCATCGCCGAGGCAACCGGCCTGACCGTCAGCGCCGGGatcgcgccgacgccgacgctggcGAAAATGGCGTCCAACTATAAAAAGCCAAACGGGCAGTTCGCCGTTCGCCTCTTCAGCCGCGAAGCCGTGATGAATTATCTTGCCAGCATCCCCGTACGCCAGGTGCCCGGTATCGGCAAGTCGCGGGAGAGCGTTCTCGCGGGGCTCGGGATACACACACTCGGTGAGGTGtacgagcagcggcatcgactCTTTTACATCCTGACGCGGAAGACGTACGAATTTCTTCTCGCCTCGTCTATCGGCATCGGTGGCATGTACGACTCGCTggaggcagcgccgtcttcaTCCGCCGGAACGACTAACGGCAAGACGGTCGCTGCAGTGGATGGAGGGTCGAACGAGGACGACTGGGGACGCAAATCCGTAGGTCATGAACGCACCTTCTACAAACTGACGAATCgcatggcgctgcaggcgatcGCGTACAAGAACCTGCGCCGGTCGCACGAGACCCTCGCAGAGGAGGGCCTCCTCTGCTCGCAGGTGGTGCTGAAGTTGAAGCACCGCAGCTTTCACGTGAAGCAGCACAGCAAGTCTCTCAATGTATATACGGACGACCACGAAGTCCTACGGCGGGCGCTTGACGAGTTACTCATGCCAGTGGTGGACGACTTTGCTGAGTTTCGGCTACTTGGCGTGCGGCTGGAAAAGCTTAGGCGACGACCCCGAagcgacggcaccggcggcgcgaCCACGCTGACGGTGAAGTCGGCTGCCGAGGCAGAGTCGAATCAGCTCACACTGAGCCACTTTTTTACTCGTCAGCTCGCAAGCACCGCACATTcggtgcggcgccgacagcagcagcagcagcaggcgttCGCTCAGCGAAAGCGCCCCCGTGGCATCGGCGACGGAGGTGCAGGGGATAATAGCGATGCCTATctcgacgacagcgacgacgaagacggcgCCGTGCTCATCGTCTCCTCCGAGAGCCAGCTGACggacgtggaggaggtgaaagGCCCCGCGATGAGCTCCACCGCGCCGTCTCCGCTCTCCGATCTTTCTACGGGCTCAGCCGCAAAGCCGCAGAAGATGCGCGACGAAGAAGTGGTCGGCGATGACAGCGCTGACGATAACGTGTTCATCGTGGAATGA
- a CDS encoding putative haloacid dehalogenase-like hydrolase → MTRMPIKAVVTDLDGTLLNPQHCISNYTAEVLKKIKEKGICFVVATGRPYAEVFSRIRHCHLAPDYIITSNGARIHDGAFNVVREHNIRPELVESLARMRTVKDPATGAELPKKFTTNIYRGVEWLTDKSIPEVNKAFHMDFQCTDLRERFYELQASELGEVHEIWFAGDHDELVLLDSALREKYPGDLCCTFSLPYLLDCVPAGANKGSGVREVAEVLGLALDEVACFGDGMNDESMLQVTSASFIMANGQQRLKDAVPHAQIIGSNADDGVAKKLEEIFFSS, encoded by the coding sequence ATGACCAGAATGCCCATCAAGGCCGTTGTCACCGACCTCGATGGCACGCTGCTCAACCCGCAGCACTGCATCAGCAACTACACCGCCGAAGTCCTGAAAAAGATCAAGGAAAAGGGCATCTGCTTTGTCGTGGCCACCGGTCGCCCGTATGCGGAGGTCTTCAGCAGGATTCGCCATTGCCACCTGGCGCCGGACTACATTATCACCAGCAACGGCGCCCGCATCCACGATGGCGCGTTCAACGTCGTGCGTGAGCACAACATTCGGCCGGAGCTCGTGGAGTCGCTCGCGCGGATGCGCACGGTCAAGGACCCTGCGACTGGCGCCGAGCTCCCGAAAAAGTTCACCACGAACATCTACCGCGGGGTAGAGTGGCTGACCGACAAGAGCATCCCAGAGGTGAACAAAGCCTTTCACATGGACTTCCAGTGCACAGACCTTCGTGAGCGCTTCTACGAGCTGCAGGCATCGGAGCTCGGTGAGGTGCATGAGATCTGGTTCGCTGGAGACCACGACGAGCTCGTGCTGCTGGATAGTGCGCTCCGAGAGAAGTACCCAGGCGACCTGTGCTGCACCTTTTCCCTTCCCTACCTACTGGACTGTGTACCGGCCGGCGCCAATAAGGGCAGTGGTGTGCGGGAGGTGGCAGAGGTGCTGGGGTTGGCGCTGGACGAGGTGGCCTGCTTCGGCGACGGCATGAACGACGAGTCGATGCTGCAGGTGACCTCGGCATCCTTTATTATGGCAAATGGTCAGCAACGTTTGAAGGACGCCgtgccgcacgcgcagatcatcggcagcaacgccgacgATGGTGTGGCCAagaagctggaggagatCTTTTTCTCGTCCTAG